A genomic window from Archaeoglobus profundus DSM 5631 includes:
- a CDS encoding ATP-binding protein, with protein MPKKVVTVNRFKCAYCGACVSVCKFNANELIETFLQIYEDKCTGCGICVKVCPMGALEVIKCTT; from the coding sequence ATGCCCAAAAAAGTAGTCACGGTAAACAGGTTCAAATGTGCCTATTGCGGTGCTTGTGTTTCTGTCTGTAAGTTCAATGCAAACGAGCTGATCGAGACATTCTTGCAGATTTACGAGGATAAATGCACAGGATGTGGAATTTGCGTTAAAGTTTGTCCTATGGGCGCTTTAGAGGTGATCAAATGTACGACGTAG
- a CDS encoding NAD(P)/FAD-dependent oxidoreductase — protein MYDVVVVGAGPGGSIAAKTCAENGLNVLLVEKRQEIGVPVRCAEGISRDALERFVEPKKFFISREVVGAKIFAPDGTEITLSEEKAGNEVGYVLERKVFDRYLATLASQAGAEVLVKTTAYDFERKDGIVKVKLRRMGEEWEVETKLVIGADGVESRVAKFFGIDTTLKPDGIESCVQYLMTNIDFDPDYCYFWLGKSIAPGGYIWLFPKRVGANVGIGVMPSIAKKTPKEYLDDFVQKKFPDGRIVELVAGAVPVCGEIKTAVADNVMLVGDAARHADPITGGGIANAMKAGYYAGKVAAEAVKKNDFSAKFLKRYDKLWKEDFGKELAKKRKLQQKLIKMDDETLNKIAHSIPKNIKELSVRAIVLEIFKKHPKLLWDVKDLIL, from the coding sequence ATGTACGACGTAGTTGTTGTCGGAGCTGGCCCCGGAGGTAGTATCGCTGCAAAAACTTGTGCAGAAAATGGCTTGAACGTTCTTTTGGTTGAAAAGAGACAAGAAATAGGTGTTCCGGTTAGATGTGCCGAAGGAATAAGTAGAGATGCTTTGGAAAGGTTTGTGGAGCCTAAAAAGTTCTTCATATCAAGAGAAGTCGTAGGAGCTAAGATTTTCGCACCGGACGGAACTGAAATAACTTTGAGTGAGGAGAAAGCTGGAAATGAAGTGGGATACGTTTTGGAGAGAAAAGTCTTCGACAGGTATCTTGCCACGTTAGCTTCTCAGGCTGGAGCGGAAGTTTTGGTTAAAACTACAGCCTACGACTTCGAGAGAAAAGATGGGATAGTTAAAGTTAAGCTAAGGAGAATGGGTGAAGAGTGGGAGGTTGAAACGAAGCTCGTAATAGGAGCGGATGGAGTTGAGAGTAGAGTGGCCAAATTCTTCGGAATAGATACAACGCTAAAGCCAGACGGTATAGAAAGCTGTGTTCAGTACCTCATGACGAACATAGATTTCGATCCGGATTACTGCTACTTCTGGCTTGGAAAGTCCATAGCACCGGGAGGATACATCTGGCTTTTCCCAAAGAGGGTTGGAGCTAACGTGGGAATAGGTGTAATGCCTTCGATAGCTAAAAAAACTCCTAAAGAGTATTTGGACGATTTTGTTCAGAAGAAGTTTCCAGATGGAAGAATTGTTGAGCTCGTCGCCGGCGCTGTTCCAGTTTGTGGAGAGATAAAAACGGCTGTTGCAGATAACGTCATGTTGGTGGGAGATGCGGCAAGACATGCCGATCCAATCACGGGTGGAGGAATTGCAAATGCAATGAAAGCTGGATACTACGCTGGTAAGGTGGCTGCTGAGGCTGTTAAAAAGAACGATTTCAGTGCTAAGTTCTTGAAAAGATATGACAAGCTCTGGAAGGAAGATTTCGGTAAGGAGTTGGCTAAAAAGAGGAAGTTGCAGCAGAAGTTGATAAAAATGGATGACGAGACTCTGAACAAAATCGCTCACAGCATTCCGAAAAACATAAAGGAGTTAAGCGTTAGAGCGATAGTATTAGAGATTTTCAAAAAGCATCCAAAACTACTCTGGGATGTAAAGGATCTGATACTTTAA
- a CDS encoding DUF7287 family protein, whose product MISNRSGQFELDYLVALSFFIMCIVFVYFYSLNVSSLSYSDKAYMACAVSEVIVNYLHEGCEPNSINETKLETILTNPNVFYEVVNSYDVNLTVRDLSGNLVGCIGEEFPSSDVGYCERLVFNSSNVYILEVRVW is encoded by the coding sequence ATGATAAGCAATAGAAGTGGGCAGTTCGAGCTCGATTATCTAGTTGCTCTAAGCTTCTTCATAATGTGCATAGTCTTCGTATACTTTTACTCACTGAATGTTTCAAGTCTTAGTTACAGTGATAAAGCGTACATGGCATGCGCTGTTTCCGAAGTCATAGTAAACTATCTTCACGAAGGCTGTGAACCCAACTCGATCAACGAAACCAAGTTAGAGACAATTCTCACAAATCCAAATGTGTTTTATGAGGTTGTAAATTCGTATGATGTTAACTTAACCGTAAGGGACTTGTCTGGTAATTTGGTGGGGTGTATTGGTGAAGAATTTCCGAGCAGTGACGTTGGTTACTGCGAAAGGCTAGTCTTTAACTCTTCAAACGTTTACATCTTAGAGGTGAGGGTTTGGTGA
- a CDS encoding DUF7288 family protein codes for MKGQTFTLEAILTAFIVLITLYYLIISFPLTNLQKVHTTDEIYVRDVFNFLENKTLKESILCWNGKVVYGGASADDFNESFNCSTELKYYLKRLLDDKRFAYNIYVTYSSNGSLRELKFIYDGAPPPNAIALSKIVVIYDWDSGSIKSLVPDDFDSHLYNVLYVKVVVWRV; via the coding sequence GTGAAGGGACAAACGTTCACGCTTGAAGCGATTCTTACGGCTTTTATAGTACTCATTACTCTCTACTACCTAATCATATCTTTTCCTTTGACGAATCTGCAGAAGGTACACACTACGGACGAGATTTATGTGCGTGATGTTTTCAATTTTCTTGAGAACAAAACTCTAAAAGAATCTATCCTGTGCTGGAACGGCAAAGTTGTTTACGGAGGAGCGTCTGCAGACGATTTCAACGAATCCTTTAACTGCTCTACCGAGCTTAAATACTATCTGAAGAGACTTCTTGACGACAAGCGCTTTGCCTACAACATCTACGTAACATACTCTTCAAACGGAAGCCTTAGAGAGTTAAAGTTCATATACGATGGTGCTCCACCACCAAATGCGATAGCGTTATCTAAGATAGTTGTTATCTACGACTGGGATAGCGGATCGATAAAATCTCTAGTACCAGACGACTTTGATTCCCACCTATACAACGTTCTCTATGTAAAGGTGGTTGTATGGAGGGTTTAA
- a CDS encoding DUF7289 family protein yields MNRLGVSIQVGMIMLLVTLTIAVAVVYTSLKPSVTKAVEISQEDTVLHYFKLLRFSLLKIVRGCPLSEVVVKSFGGYYSFERTGFVSVNGTTYSVYSLTYRSDTFEVSLENGALLLNSRIFEEPIILCNSSCLIVLPLIEGEGSVGGRGNVIVALEEVGRKYYRNATAITINSSRGNVWLDYFKSKGFDTDITDGNITVKFPNATDIIIVRIGCTLG; encoded by the coding sequence ATGAATAGGCTCGGTGTTTCAATTCAAGTAGGTATGATCATGTTACTCGTAACTTTAACAATTGCTGTAGCGGTTGTGTATACAAGCCTGAAACCATCTGTTACCAAGGCAGTCGAGATAAGTCAGGAAGATACGGTTTTGCATTACTTTAAGCTTTTGAGGTTTTCACTCCTGAAGATAGTCAGAGGATGTCCTCTGTCAGAAGTTGTTGTTAAGTCGTTTGGAGGATACTACAGTTTTGAGAGAACGGGTTTTGTTAGTGTGAATGGTACAACATATTCAGTATACTCTCTAACGTATCGCTCAGACACGTTTGAAGTTTCTTTAGAAAACGGTGCGTTGCTCCTGAATTCCCGAATTTTTGAAGAGCCAATAATACTTTGCAATAGCTCTTGCTTGATTGTACTACCTTTGATAGAAGGTGAAGGCTCTGTTGGAGGAAGGGGTAACGTTATTGTGGCGCTGGAGGAGGTTGGTAGGAAGTACTATCGGAATGCTACAGCTATAACCATAAACTCTTCTAGAGGCAATGTTTGGCTAGATTACTTCAAATCCAAAGGCTTTGACACCGATATTACTGACGGCAACATAACCGTAAAATTTCCAAATGCAACAGACATAATAATAGTAAGAATTGGGTGTACCTTGGGGTGA
- a CDS encoding type II secretion system F family protein has product MMKFLTTLGLRVFGKKIQKEIQKYHEVGVNLKKAMIPIPLELYIATAKISAVLVGIIGLIIGIIVSRFVYVPQFPFYIPEPIYSFWMSYRSTVFSILMALALSFAAYELTFSAFKIYPSIVVGDRKSKIDRMLHHAVAFMHALSIGGTDIYRIFKTLAEHQDVYGEVSREVSRIVKDVEYGGMDLRSALTNAVELSPSENYKEFLHGLITVIDSGGDIRSYLEERVEYFFEKARQSQKAFLELLGMMAESYVTALVAAPLFLMIIEIVMLLMGEGNEYVLYAVIYLFIPIGSALFAGIVKMMSPTDTIEAPEIKEGDKEFKILKKNIKMYEIKKVLRNPIQVLKIKPYYVFVLSIPLGILFAIYGLSVVGFYPSIGWFFSFDDYLFVSIILTLLPFVILHEIRVRSVGRYLRYIPIFFNRLATINESGVPIYRAISILAKTDTSPLRDEIRKIKTDIDWGLDLSRAFVRFANRIRVFDVTRVVTMLNEAMKTTGNLTEVLVISAKEASRSELIKRERYYSMMTYTIIIYVAFFVFIGITYIISSMFLTAFTTGTTTPVVQLNLNVDFYKNLLMHGAIFQGLFGGLVAGIMGEGSVSSGLKHSIVMLLIAYIVFTTQF; this is encoded by the coding sequence ATGATGAAATTTCTAACAACGTTGGGTCTTAGAGTATTTGGAAAGAAAATTCAAAAGGAAATTCAGAAGTATCACGAAGTAGGGGTAAATCTAAAGAAAGCAATGATTCCAATTCCTCTCGAACTGTACATCGCAACAGCCAAAATTTCCGCTGTGCTTGTTGGCATAATCGGCTTGATAATTGGTATAATCGTTTCAAGATTCGTATATGTTCCTCAGTTTCCATTTTACATACCAGAACCCATTTACAGTTTCTGGATGAGTTACAGATCAACTGTCTTTTCGATTTTAATGGCTCTAGCCTTATCCTTTGCAGCATATGAGTTGACTTTCTCAGCATTTAAGATATATCCGTCGATAGTTGTCGGAGATAGGAAGAGCAAGATAGACCGTATGTTACATCACGCTGTGGCATTTATGCATGCGTTAAGCATAGGAGGCACGGACATCTACAGAATATTCAAGACGTTAGCCGAGCATCAAGATGTGTACGGAGAGGTCTCAAGGGAAGTATCTAGGATTGTTAAAGATGTTGAGTACGGTGGAATGGATTTAAGATCGGCTTTGACCAATGCAGTTGAACTCAGCCCATCGGAGAATTATAAGGAATTCCTTCACGGCTTAATTACCGTAATAGATAGTGGTGGTGATATTAGGAGCTATCTCGAAGAGAGGGTAGAATACTTCTTTGAGAAGGCTAGACAAAGTCAGAAGGCTTTTCTGGAACTTTTGGGAATGATGGCTGAAAGCTATGTAACTGCACTTGTCGCGGCACCACTCTTTTTGATGATAATAGAGATCGTTATGTTGCTCATGGGTGAAGGCAATGAGTACGTTTTGTATGCAGTCATATACCTCTTTATCCCGATTGGTTCAGCGCTGTTTGCTGGAATTGTCAAGATGATGTCTCCTACAGACACCATAGAAGCGCCAGAAATAAAAGAGGGTGATAAGGAGTTCAAGATCTTGAAAAAGAATATTAAAATGTATGAAATTAAGAAGGTACTAAGAAATCCAATCCAAGTACTCAAAATAAAGCCATACTACGTATTCGTGCTTTCTATTCCGTTAGGCATATTGTTTGCAATCTACGGATTGAGCGTTGTAGGTTTTTATCCAAGTATAGGTTGGTTCTTTTCTTTTGACGATTATCTCTTCGTTTCAATAATTTTAACTCTTTTACCTTTTGTTATACTCCACGAAATTAGGGTTAGAAGTGTTGGAAGATACTTAAGGTACATTCCGATATTCTTCAACAGGTTAGCAACGATAAACGAGAGTGGAGTACCTATTTACAGAGCAATATCTATCTTAGCAAAAACTGACACCAGCCCGCTTAGAGACGAAATTAGGAAGATCAAGACTGACATAGATTGGGGATTAGACTTGAGTAGAGCTTTTGTAAGATTTGCAAACAGGATAAGGGTGTTTGATGTGACGAGAGTTGTAACAATGCTAAACGAGGCTATGAAGACTACAGGGAACTTAACAGAGGTGCTGGTTATCTCAGCAAAGGAGGCTAGCAGGAGTGAACTAATTAAAAGGGAAAGGTACTACAGCATGATGACGTACACTATTATAATTTATGTTGCATTCTTTGTATTTATAGGGATAACATATATTATTTCATCCATGTTTCTTACAGCATTCACCACAGGCACCACAACACCAGTAGTCCAGCTAAACTTGAACGTTGACTTCTACAAGAATTTACTCATGCACGGTGCGATTTTTCAGGGGCTCTTCGGTGGACTCGTTGCCGGCATCATGGGCGAGGGCAGTGTGTCATCTGGCTTAAAGCACTCAATCGTTATGCTGTTGATAGCGTATATAGTCTTCACCACTCAATTCTGA
- a CDS encoding type II/IV secretion system ATPase subunit: MYEERALRVIDRAKRVHKILKFDKELVSYVPEEGWRVVEEYWLMEPFSKVYIIYNDDLSDYKYVVAEPELNDFELELLKWLKDELISYLESFEGKGEKEEIVKSAVDKLLKDLNVKLEEESYFKILYYIIRDFVYYGKLTPLMFDRKLEDISCNGYNKPVFVFHRDYTNLETNLEFHQDELDALVIRLAQISGKHISLAEPMVDAALPDGSRIQMTLGREVSDHGSTFTIRKFRDEPLTPVDLIAWKTFSSEQMAYLWLCIENRKNLIFAGGTASGKTTSMNAVSLFIPRKSKIVTIEDTREVMLPHENWIPLVTREAFGERGKIEMYDLLRAALRQRPEYIIVGEVRGREALTLFQAMATGHTTYSTLHADSVSGAIHRLESPPIEVPRPMLEALNIISVQSQVYIEGKRVRRNVEIAEIVHLDPHTKMLRTSTIFQWDSVKDRHVLVGSSKVLEDIRMHRGWSRSELEEELERRKAILEFMVEHNIRDFRSVSDIIHTYQTNPEKVLRKVS, encoded by the coding sequence GTGTATGAGGAGAGAGCTTTAAGGGTAATCGACAGAGCTAAAAGAGTACACAAAATTTTGAAATTCGATAAAGAGCTAGTGTCATACGTACCTGAAGAAGGTTGGAGAGTTGTTGAGGAATATTGGCTTATGGAACCATTCAGCAAAGTGTATATCATATACAACGATGATTTGAGCGACTACAAGTACGTGGTTGCGGAGCCAGAACTAAACGATTTCGAACTTGAGTTGCTAAAGTGGCTAAAGGATGAATTAATAAGCTACTTAGAGAGCTTTGAAGGTAAGGGTGAAAAGGAAGAGATTGTCAAATCTGCTGTCGATAAGTTGTTAAAGGACTTGAACGTTAAGCTGGAAGAAGAATCATATTTTAAGATCTTGTATTATATCATCAGGGATTTTGTCTACTACGGTAAGCTGACTCCTCTCATGTTTGACAGAAAGCTTGAGGATATATCTTGCAATGGATACAATAAGCCTGTCTTTGTCTTCCATAGGGATTATACAAACCTCGAAACCAATTTAGAATTTCATCAAGATGAGCTCGACGCACTAGTCATAAGATTGGCTCAGATCAGTGGTAAGCATATAAGCTTAGCAGAACCTATGGTTGACGCTGCCCTTCCGGATGGCTCAAGAATTCAGATGACTCTTGGTAGGGAAGTATCTGATCACGGTTCCACCTTTACGATTAGGAAGTTTAGAGATGAGCCGTTGACACCTGTAGATTTGATAGCTTGGAAGACATTTTCATCAGAGCAGATGGCTTATCTCTGGCTCTGTATAGAGAATAGGAAAAACTTAATATTTGCCGGTGGAACTGCAAGCGGTAAGACTACATCTATGAATGCCGTTTCTCTTTTCATACCGAGAAAGTCGAAGATCGTGACGATAGAGGATACGAGAGAAGTTATGTTACCTCACGAGAACTGGATCCCCCTTGTTACGCGAGAGGCTTTTGGTGAGAGGGGTAAGATAGAGATGTACGACTTGCTCAGAGCAGCTTTGAGGCAGAGACCCGAATACATTATAGTTGGAGAAGTCAGAGGTAGAGAAGCTTTGACACTCTTTCAGGCAATGGCAACAGGACACACGACATATTCCACACTTCATGCAGATAGTGTTAGCGGTGCGATACACCGTCTCGAAAGTCCACCTATTGAAGTCCCCCGTCCCATGCTTGAAGCTCTAAACATAATAAGCGTTCAATCTCAGGTGTATATAGAAGGAAAAAGGGTTAGGAGGAATGTAGAGATTGCAGAGATTGTTCATCTCGATCCTCATACAAAGATGCTGAGAACATCCACGATTTTTCAGTGGGATAGCGTTAAAGATAGACATGTACTTGTCGGAAGTTCGAAGGTGCTTGAAGATATAAGAATGCACAGGGGCTGGAGCCGTTCAGAACTTGAGGAGGAGCTTGAAAGAAGGAAAGCCATACTAGAGTTTATGGTTGAACACAACATAAGGGACTTTAGAAGTGTAAGCGACATAATACACACCTACCAAACAAATCCAGAAAAAGTCCTCAGAAAGGTGTCGTGA
- a CDS encoding RAD55 family ATPase — MAIPTGIRVLDSRLDGGIPEGSLVCVYANPLSMPEAFLYSFASVKKTYYINTSRPSEHVRSSMISMGFNPKVEFIDVFKEYYLGENGQFVIEDTYRDTRIFDFVGEVLGKISDNDCTIIVDNFSFFLNLRVSKGLKEWLLMKLYNLSKQLRNAVYIYVIKNVHSPDIASLVIDVSDVVFDLDVEKIGDKIYRRLAIPKIRGRTPFIDTFRYYVGIEGVVIDTSRDIA, encoded by the coding sequence ATGGCTATACCAACAGGTATTCGTGTTCTTGACAGTAGATTGGATGGAGGAATACCCGAAGGTAGCCTTGTCTGTGTTTATGCTAACCCCTTGAGTATGCCAGAAGCTTTCCTGTACAGTTTTGCTTCTGTCAAGAAGACGTACTACATCAACACTTCCCGTCCGTCTGAGCACGTAAGGAGCAGTATGATTTCAATGGGTTTTAACCCAAAAGTCGAGTTCATAGACGTGTTCAAAGAATACTATCTCGGTGAGAATGGACAGTTTGTCATAGAGGACACGTACAGAGATACGAGAATATTCGATTTTGTTGGAGAGGTGTTGGGGAAAATATCGGATAATGATTGTACGATCATAGTAGATAACTTCTCATTCTTTTTAAATTTGAGAGTGAGCAAGGGTCTGAAGGAATGGCTATTAATGAAATTATACAACTTGTCTAAACAGCTGAGAAACGCCGTGTATATATATGTCATAAAAAATGTGCACTCTCCGGATATAGCTAGCCTAGTTATAGATGTTTCTGATGTTGTTTTTGATCTTGATGTTGAGAAGATAGGCGACAAGATCTATAGAAGATTGGCCATACCAAAGATAAGGGGCAGAACACCGTTCATTGATACGTTTAGATACTATGTCGGTATTGAGGGAGTTGTCATAGATACATCAAGAGATATAGCTTAA
- a CDS encoding TIGR04053 family radical SAM/SPASM domain-containing protein — protein MDYKSKPFIVFWEVTRACLLACKHCRAKAQTKPHPNELNLEECYDLIDQLKKWNPLLIITGGDPLMRKDLFDILEYADGMRIAIAFSGTKLATEDKLKKMHDLGIARIAVSIDGSNPEIHDHFRGRTGTFEMSMKILDMAKEIGLSTQINTTVTSYNIFDLPNIMKLCLEKGVDMWDVFFVVPTGRAKPELMPSAREFEDIMCWLYDVSRKTPLNVKSSAGCHLRRIEFMRDRGIYDIPHGKTYYELAKSLEGFKGNSKEIVAGAYGRSMALRRIPGITDGRGMLFISHVGDVYPSGFLPLKAGNIREQSLREIYNESKIFQDLKDPERLKGKCGRCQFKHICGGSRARAYAVFGDYLMQEPKCIYTPSSHDFSP, from the coding sequence GTGGACTATAAAAGTAAACCCTTCATAGTGTTTTGGGAAGTAACGAGAGCTTGCCTTTTAGCCTGTAAGCACTGTAGAGCAAAGGCTCAGACAAAGCCACACCCTAACGAGCTTAATCTTGAGGAGTGCTATGATCTGATAGATCAGTTGAAGAAGTGGAATCCTCTACTAATTATAACCGGTGGCGATCCTCTGATGAGGAAAGACCTCTTTGATATCCTCGAATACGCTGATGGAATGAGAATTGCAATAGCTTTCAGCGGGACTAAGCTTGCTACTGAGGATAAGCTGAAAAAAATGCACGACTTGGGTATTGCGAGGATCGCCGTAAGCATTGACGGAAGTAATCCAGAGATTCACGACCACTTTAGGGGTAGAACTGGAACATTCGAGATGAGCATGAAAATTTTGGATATGGCGAAGGAGATTGGGCTTTCGACTCAGATAAATACGACCGTGACGAGTTACAACATCTTCGATTTACCCAACATAATGAAACTCTGTTTGGAAAAGGGAGTTGACATGTGGGACGTGTTTTTCGTTGTACCAACCGGTCGAGCCAAACCAGAGCTCATGCCTTCGGCAAGGGAATTTGAGGACATTATGTGCTGGCTATACGATGTAAGTAGGAAAACTCCCTTAAACGTAAAAAGCTCTGCCGGATGTCATCTTAGAAGAATTGAGTTCATGAGAGATAGAGGTATATACGATATTCCTCACGGCAAAACGTACTACGAGCTTGCGAAAAGCCTAGAAGGATTTAAAGGAAATAGCAAGGAAATCGTAGCTGGAGCCTACGGTAGGAGTATGGCTTTAAGAAGAATTCCGGGAATAACAGACGGGAGAGGTATGCTTTTCATTAGCCATGTCGGTGATGTCTATCCAAGTGGTTTCCTGCCCTTGAAGGCTGGAAACATTAGAGAGCAGAGCCTAAGAGAGATTTACAATGAAAGCAAGATATTTCAGGATTTGAAGGATCCAGAGAGGTTGAAGGGTAAGTGTGGAAGATGCCAGTTCAAGCACATCTGCGGTGGAAGTAGAGCAAGAGCTTACGCAGTTTTCGGAGATTACCTAATGCAGGAGCCTAAGTGCATATATACACCAAGCTCTCACGACTTTAGCCCTTAA
- a CDS encoding METTL5 family protein — translation MKKSIEIALEKLKGFENPKIELEQYVTPPALASEIVVNAKLISDLDNLVVDLGCGTGILSIASSLLGAEAVGFDIDREALRIARENARAMEVEADFVLCSVEKVYLKVPPRNVTVIMNPPFGIQKRHADRPFLFKAMEIANVIWTIHSAGSEKFIRKICKEKGFEVTHLFKLKIPLKRTYSFHEKPYRMIAVEVYRMERYI, via the coding sequence ATGAAAAAGTCTATCGAAATTGCACTTGAGAAACTGAAAGGTTTTGAAAATCCAAAGATCGAACTAGAGCAGTACGTCACACCACCAGCCTTGGCGAGCGAGATTGTTGTTAATGCCAAGCTCATAAGTGATTTGGATAACTTAGTTGTTGATTTGGGGTGTGGAACTGGTATTCTTTCCATAGCTTCATCGCTCCTAGGTGCTGAGGCTGTAGGGTTTGATATAGATAGAGAAGCTTTGAGAATTGCGAGGGAAAATGCAAGAGCTATGGAAGTTGAAGCTGATTTTGTGCTTTGTAGTGTTGAAAAGGTCTATCTAAAAGTTCCGCCTAGAAACGTAACTGTAATAATGAACCCGCCATTTGGAATTCAGAAAAGGCATGCAGACAGACCCTTCCTCTTCAAAGCGATGGAGATTGCAAACGTCATTTGGACAATTCATTCCGCTGGAAGCGAGAAATTCATCAGAAAGATCTGCAAAGAAAAGGGTTTTGAAGTAACACACCTATTCAAATTAAAAATTCCGTTGAAAAGGACTTACTCATTCCACGAAAAGCCCTACAGGATGATAGCGGTGGAGGTTTACAGGATGGAACGCTACATTTAA
- a CDS encoding RpoL/Rpb11 RNA polymerase subunit family protein, whose product MEVKVVEMDGNYVKLEIRGEDHTYLNLLQHYLLEDEDVEIARYYIPHPLQDRAELVVKTKSKNPLEAIKEANEKIVKACDELLAQI is encoded by the coding sequence ATGGAAGTTAAGGTCGTTGAAATGGACGGGAATTACGTCAAGCTTGAAATTAGGGGTGAGGATCACACTTACCTGAATTTGCTCCAGCACTACCTCCTTGAGGATGAGGATGTAGAGATTGCGAGGTATTACATCCCCCACCCACTTCAAGACAGGGCGGAGCTTGTGGTCAAGACAAAAAGTAAGAACCCGCTTGAAGCGATTAAAGAAGCTAACGAAAAGATAGTAAAAGCCTGCGATGAGCTTTTAGCCCAGATTTAG